The proteins below come from a single Esox lucius isolate fEsoLuc1 chromosome 7, fEsoLuc1.pri, whole genome shotgun sequence genomic window:
- the LOC105027514 gene encoding claudin-like protein ZF-A89, whose product MSSAGLQVLGISLAIIGWIGDIVICALPMWKVTAFMGSNIVTAQTFWEGLWMNCVIQSTGQMQCKVYDSMLALPRDLQVARALVVISILVAVIGILLSVAGGKCTNCIEDQATKAKVAIISGVFFIVAGVLCLIPVSWSANTVIRDFYDPLLTDAQRREIGASLFIGWGSAVLLLLGGSLLCCHCTKRKDNGYFAKYSAAHSAASGGAYV is encoded by the coding sequence ATGTCGTCGGCCGGTCTCCAGGTTCTGGGTATATCGCTTGCAATCATCGGTTGGATTGGTGACATCGTCATCTGCGCGCTTCCAATGTGGAAGGTGACTGCTTTCATGGGCAGTAATATCGTAACGGCGCAGACCTTCTGGGAAGGCCTTTGGATGAACTGCGTCATACAGAGTACTGGCCAGATGCAGTGTAAGGTCTATGACTCCATGTTGGCTCTCCCCCGGGACCTGCAGGTCGCTAGAGCTTTGGTTGTCATCTCTATTCTCGTGGCTGTGATCGGAATACTGCTGTCAGTGGCCGGGGGGAAGTGTACCAACTGCATCGAAGACCAAGCGACGAAGGCAAAGGTGGCCATAATCTCCGGCGTGTTCTTCATAGTTGCAGGTGTCCTTTGCTTGATCCCCGTGTCCTGGTCCGCCAACACCGTTATCCGGGATTTCTACGACCCGCTGCTCACCGACGCGCAGAGAAGGGAGATCGGTGCCTCGCTGTTCATCGGCTGGGGTTCTGCTGTCCTGCTGCTACTCGGGGGCTCGCTACTCTGCTGTCATTGCACCAAACGTAAAGATAACGGGTACTTTGCCAAATATTCCGCTGCGCACTCCGCCGCCAGCGGAGGAGCCTACGTGTGA
- the LOC105027515 gene encoding claudin-4 has translation MASQGLQIMGVILAMIGWIGAIMTCAMPMWRVTAFIGANIVTAQVIWEGLWMTCVVQSTGQMQCKIYDSMLALPQDLQAARAMVIVAVILGVCGVMIAIAGGKCTNCMEDEVAKAKACVVAGVVFIICGFLLLIPVSWSANTVIRDFYNPLVIEAQRRELGASLYIGWGSAGLLLLGGGLLCCNCPPKEPKIGKMGRPYVASKFAPVRTPSSSMNYV, from the coding sequence ATGGCTTCTCAGGGTCTCCAGATTATGGGAGTAATTCTAGCCATGATCGGCTGGATCGGGGCCATCATGACTTGTGCCATGCCCATGTGGAGGGTGACAGCCTTCATTGGCGCCAACATCGTCACTGCTCAGGTCATCTGGGAGGGATTGTGGATGACCTGCGTGGTCCAGAGTACAGGTCAGATGCAGTGTAAGATCTATGACTCCATGCTGGCCCTGCCCCAGGACCTGCAGGCTGCCCGAGCCATGGTCATCGTGGCAGTGATCTTGGGCGTCTGCGGAGTCATGATAGCCATCGCCGGAGGGAAATGTACCAACTGCATGGAGGATGAGGTGGCCAAAGCCAAAGCCTGCGTCGTCGCCGGGGTTGTCTTCATTATCTGTggcttcctcctcctcatccctgtGTCGTGGTCAGCCAATACAGTGATCAGGGACTTCTATAACCCGTTGGTGATTGAGGCCCAGAGGAGAGAGCTGGGTGCTTCGCTGTACATTGGCTGGGGCTCCGCCGGACTTCTTCTACTGGGAGGCGGGCTGCTTTGCTGCAATTGTCCCCCAAAGGAGCCCAAAATTGGTAAAATGGGCCGGCCGTATGTGGCCTCTAAATTTGCCCCAGTCAGGACACCCTCTTCATCCATGAACTATGTGTGA